GTGCCGCAGACCCGCCCAGCGGCGTCTCCTGTGCCGCACGGGCCTGCCAACCCCGCCGACCGGCGTTTCCTGTGCCGCCAGCTCGTCGAGTGGCGGATCGTGTGCCGCCGACGCCGCCCAGCGGCGTTTCCTGTGCCGCGCGGGCCCCCCAACCCCGCCGACTGGCGGATTTTGTCCGCGCGGTTTTGCGTACGCGCTGGTCAGAGGGTTGGCCTTCGTCGAGTGGCGTACATTATCCACCGCTCGACGAGGTGGATGGCCAAGGACGGCACAAGAAACGCCACTGGGCGGCCCGGACGTTGCCGAATCCGCCGTTCGGCGCCGAGTGGCGGATCCTGTACCGGCGACACCGCCCAGCGGCGGATCACGGGTCCGCCAACCCATGACACAGCGGCACAAGACCCGTCCCTCGGCCTTCTCGGCCAACCCCCACCCACGGATCCAGGCGGAAGCGCCGGAAACGGCCTCAAAATGGGGACGGCGCCAGGACCCGGTCGGCCGGAAACGGCCTCCCAAACCCCATTGAGCCGCCTTCCCCAGGTCCCCCTCGGCGCGGCCGGACACGGAATGGTAATAGACGGCAAGGTATCTTTATGCGTGGCCGTGCTCCGACGTCGGGGCCGCGGAATGAACCAACCAACGCAAGCAAAGGACTAACACCCATGACTATCCGTCCTAGTAGAGCCCTGCTCGGCCTTGGCCTGGCCATCAGCGCGACCCTCGCGCTGGGCGCCTGCGGCACCGGCGAAGTTGAAAGGGCCGGCGAGGCCAGCAAGAGCCCAAGCGCGGGGGCCGGCGCCGGGGCCAGCGAAGAGGCGCCAACGGTCAAGACCGTCACCGAAGGCAAGCTGAAGGTCTGCACCAACCCGCCTTACGCCCCGTTCGAGGCCACAGACGGAACCGAGGTCTTCGGCTTCGACATGGACTTGACCACCGAGGTCGCCAATGATCTAGGCCTGGAGATCGAGTTCGTGATCGCCGGCTTCGAGTCGATCGAATCTGCGGCCGCGATCGACACCGGCACCTGCGACATTGGCGCCAGCGCCCTGTCCATCACGGAAGACCGGCTCGCCAAGCTCGACTTCTCCGACTCCTATTACGAGACCACCATGGGCCTGCTGGTCAAAGCGGACTCCGGCATTGCCACCATCGCGGACCTGGTCGACAAGCCGGTCGGCGTCCAGCAGGGCACCACCGGCGAGGACTGGGCGAACGAGCAGCCCGAACTGACCAACATCAAACAGTACGAGGGCCTGGGCGACCAGGTGACGGCGCTCAAGGCGGGCGACGTGGTGGGCGTGTTCAACGACGTGCCGACCTTGACCCCGTACGAGGACGAGGGTTTCACCGTGGTGGACACCTTCGCCACCGGCGACAAGCTCGGCTTCGCAGTCCAGAAGGGCAACACGGCCCTGCTCGACCAGATCAACAAGACGCTGCAGCGGCTCCGCTCGGACGGCTCGTATGACGAATACGTCGCGAAGTGGTTCTCCGTCAAGGAGTGACCGCCCCGCCGAACCAGCCTGTTAGGAGGCGGCTGCCGCAATGACGGTTGCTCAACTTGCGCTCATCTACGCCCCCTGGATCGCGGTGTCGCTCGCGGCCTTGGCCCTTGCTGTCCTGCCGGGAACCTACCGGCGCGGCTGGGTTCGCGGGTGGGTCGCGGGGGCGGCCGTCGCGCTGGTCGCCTACCCGGTGGGGGTCCTGGCGGCACCCGCCTGGCTGGTGGTCACGGTCTATTGGATTCCCGCCGGCGGCGCGGCCGCATCCGTCGCGCTGCTGGCGGCCGGTTTGGCAGGGCTCGCCGGTTCCCGTCGCCGCGCACGCCTTGAGCAAGCCGCCGATGCCGTCCGGTCGCCCGACGCCCCCATTCCGGCCGCCGGTTCGCCGACGTTGGCGGCGGCGCGGGGGTCCGCGCCCGAAGAAGGCCCTGTGGTCGCCGCGGCGAGCCGTGAAGAACCAGCCACGGCGACGCCGCCAAGCGACACGGCGGCGGCCGCTCCCCCCGCCGGAAAGGGCGGCGGCGCGCCAGCGGTCGCGGTCCTGGCCGACGGCCGGCGGCGGGGGCTGCGCCCCAGCGACCGCGCCAGCCTGGTCCGGGGGCTCCAGTACGGCGTGCTGCTCGGAGCGGTCGTCATTTTGGCGCTGGTCACCGACTGGGAGTTGATGTCGCAGCGGCTGTTCACGTTGGCGGGCCTGCGCCGAGTGGGCCCCAGGATCATCCCGGACTTCTTCAACACGGTCCGCTACACTCTGGGGGCGTTCGCGGTCTCCCTGTCGCTGGGCACGGTCCTCGCCCTGATGAAGCTGTCCGCCGCGCGGCTCTACCGGGGGCTGGCCACCGCCTACATCGAGTTCTTCCGGGGCATGCCCGCGCTGATTGTGGTCTTCGCGGTCGCGTATGGGATCCCGATGGCGCTGGGCGTGACCATCCCCACCATCTCCCTCAAGGCGGCGCTGGCGCTGGGCTGCGTCTCCGCCGCCTACATGGCCGAATCGATCCGCGCGGGCATCCAGGCGGTGCCGAAGGGGCAGGTCGAGGCGGCCCGCTCGCTCGGCATGTCGCACGGCAAGACGTTGCAGTCGGTGGTCATCCCCCAGGCGTTTCGGATAGTCCTGCCGCCGGTCACCAACGAGATCATCCTGCTCACCAAGGACACGTCGCTGGTCTACGTGATGGGCTTGGCGACACGCGAATACGAGTTGACCAAACTGGCGCGCGAAAGCCTGTCGGAGCCGCACGGCGGCCTGACCGCGCTGTTCGCGATAGGCGCCTGCTACCTGATCATCACCCTGCCGCTGGGCTTCCTGGTCCGGCGCATGGAACGCGGCTTTGGGAGGGCCAAGTCATGAGCGCCACCGCCGGCGGGGCCGGCCAGGCCGGCCCCGTGATCGAGATTCGCGGGCTGCACAAGAGCTTCGGGGACACCCCCGTTCTGAAAGGCATAGACCTGACCGTGGGCGCCGGGGACGTGGTCTGCGTGATCGGCCCCTCCGGCTCCGGCAAGTCCACCCTGCTGCGCTGCGTCAACCTGCTGGAGCAGCCCACGGCCGGTTCGATCAAGCTGCTCGGAGTCGAGGTGACGGACCCGGATGTGGACATCGACCGTGTCCGCACCCATGTCGGGATGGTGTTCCAGTCCTTCAACCTGTTCCCGCACAAGAACGTCCTGGACAACCTGACGCTGGCCCAGCGCAAGGTCCTGCGGCGCTCCAAGGAGGAGGCGGAGGCGGTGGCCCTGCGCAACCTTGAGCACGTCGGGCTGGCGGACCGGGTGGACGCCTACCCCGCCCAGTTGTCCGGCGGCCAGCAGCAGCGGGTGGCGATCGCGCGGGCGCTGTCCATGGACCCGGCCATGATGCTGTTCGACGAGCCGACCTCGGCGCTTGACCCGGAGTTGGTGGGCGACGTGCTGGCCGTCATGCGGGACCTGGCGCAAAGCGGCATGACCATGATGGTGGTGACCCATGAGATGGCGTTCGCCCGCGAGGTCGGAGACCGGGTGGTCTTCATGGACGACGGCCAGGTGATGGAGGAGGGGCCAGCCGCCCAGGTGATCGGCGCCCCGCGGACCGAACGCGCGCGGGTGTTCCTGCACCGCGTCCTAAACCCGACCGGCATTGACGACTCAGAGCTGGGGCAAACCGAGCCCCCGCAGCCGGGCGACCCGGACTATGTGGCCCCCAAGGGGGGCCACGGAACGCATCCGCGAACCGGCGCGGGCGGCAACGAAGGCGAGGGCTACGTCCCGCTGACCGTGCGCTGACTTGTGGGCCGGCCCGGACGGCATGGGCAACTGAACGAACGTGGTCCGGCCGGGCGAACCGGGCGGCATCGGCGGCTGGAAAGCCGGCGGCTACTTCTTCGAGCGGCCGCGGGCCGTCAAGCGGGTGCCCGCCCAGTCTTTGCCGACCGAGATCGAATTGGCGGTGTGCAGGCCCGCAATTCCGGCGGCCTCGTGGATGTCCGAGGCCTCGACGTAGCCGGGGCGGCCCGGTTTGGGCGTCAGCACCCAGACCACGCCGCCGTGCTCAAGGGGCGACAGCGCGTCGACAATCGTGTCGGTCAGGTCGCCGTCGCCTTCCCGCCACCAGATCAGGGCCGCGTCGGTGACGTCGTCCCAGTCCTCGTCGACCAGGTCCGCGTCGATCGCTTCCTCAATGGCCTCTCTGAGGTCGAAGTCCACGTCGTCGTCATACCCGATCTCCTGCACAACCTGGCCGCCGGTCAGCCCGAGCGGCGCGTCCGGCGGCGCGCCCGCAGAAAAGGTCCCGTCTTTCGGGGTCAACGTACTCATCACCGCCAACGCTAGTCGAGGATTCGCCTGGGCGCACGCGGGGATTCGGCGATTTGTGGCCTGTCCGGGGCGTCAATTGTTGGGTGACCACAAATCGGCCGTAACATGGCGGCATGGCACGGAGCTCCCAAACTCATCCGGTTCCCTGCGCGACCACTGTGGCGCGGCTGTCCTCACACCGGGACCGACTGGTCACGCAGGTCATGAAATCGATCGACTTGGAGCACACGTGGTACCGCGCGCTTTCCGCCGAGGACCGCTCTTGGGTCGGTCTGGTGGCCCAAGCCTCGGTGGACGCCTTCATCGCCTGGTGCCGGGACAAGGGCTCCTCCGCCGGTTCCTCGCAGGAGATCTTCGCGGTCGCGCCGGCCGAGTTGACCCGCACCGTCTCGCTTCACCAGACGCTGCTGCTGGTCAAGAGCGGTGTCGACGTGATCGAGGCGGAGGCGGAGGTCCTGTCCGCGCCGGGCAAGGCTTCCGAGTTGCATGACGCGATTCTCCGCTATTCCCGCGAGTTCGCCTTCGCGACGGCCGAGGTCTACGCCCGCGCGGCGGAGATGCGGGGATCCTGGGACGCCCGCCTGGAAGCCTTGGTGGTGGACTCGCTGATCAGAGGCGACGTCGGCCCGTCGGTGCGGTCCCGGATCGCGGCGCTCGGCTGGTCCTCCACCGGGCAGGCCATCTGCCTGGCGGCCGGAATCCCCGCGCCGCTGGGCGAGGGGCGGGTCCGCGAGGTGCGCTCGGCGCTGCGCGCCGCCGCCCCCGACTCGCTGGCCGGGTTCCAGTCCGACCGCGTTTTGCTCCTGTTCAGCGGCCTGGACGACTTCCAACCGGCGGTCACTTCGCTGCTGCCCGCCCTGGGCGACGGCCCCGTCGTGATAGGGCCGAAGGTGCCCTCGTTGGAAGACCTCCCCCGTTCGATCCGGGCGGCCAACGCGGGCCTGGACGCCTTCGCGGCGTGGCCCGGCGCGCCCCGCCCGGTCCTGGCCGACGACTTGCTGCCGGAACGCCTGCTGATAGGCGACCCGGAGGCGCGCGCCACCTTGCTCGACCGTGCCTACCGCCCTTTGGTCGAGGCCGGCAAGGACGTCGCTTTGACCTTGGCCACCTATTTGGAACTGGGGCGTTCCCTGGAGGGCGCGGCCCGCGTCTTGTTCGTCCATCCCAACACGGTGCGCTACCGGCTGGGCAAAATCACCGAGATCTGCGGCTGGGATCCCGGCGACCCGAGGGAGGCCTACGTCCTCCAGCACGCCTTGGCGGTGGGACGGCTCGGGGCCAGGTAGGGCGCCGCGCGGACGCGCGTCCGCCGGGCGGGTGACGCCGGACCTTTGGAGGGTTCCCACAAAAGCCCTGACGGGGTGCTGTGGCGGATTAGGGCGGCGCGACCGGGGCCGGGGACGGACACTGGAAGGCGTGCGCGCGTTGGTCGCGCCCGGTCAGGGCGCTCAGAAGCCGGGAATGCTGGTCCCTTGGTTGGGCGTGGACGGCGCCCGCGAACGGTTGGCGCGCTGGTCCGAATTGGCCGAGGTCGACCTGTTTGAGCACGGGGTGGACTCCGCGGCTGACCAGATCCGCGACACCGCCATTGCCCAGCCGCTGCTGACGGCGGCCGCACTGTTGTCTTATGAGGCCGTCGACCAGCCCTTCGACCTGGTGGCGGGCCACTCTGTCGGCGAGTTCGGCGCCGCCGTCATTGCGGGCGTGCTGAGCGCGGATGACGCCATGGCGGCGGCCGGCGCGCGCGGGCGGGCCATGGCGGCCTGCGCCGCCGCCCAGCCCAGCGCCATGGCGGCCGTGGTGGGCGGGGCCCCGGACGCGGTCCTGGAGGCGATCGAGCGGTCTGGCGCTTGGGCCGCCAATTTCAACGGGCCCAGCCAAATCGTGGCCGGCGGCCGGGCCGAGGCGATCGACCGCCTGGTGGAGGCGGCCCCGGCGCGGACGCGGGTGATCCGCTTGGACGTGGCGGGCGCCTTCCACACGCCCCTGATGGCGGCGGCGGAGCACGCGCTGAGGGCGGCCTTGGCCGGAGTCCAGGTGGCGGACGCCCAGGTGCCGCTGGTGACGAACCACGCGGGCCTGGCTATGACCAATGGCCACCAGATCATGGAGTCGATCATCCGTCAGGTGACGCTGCCGGTCCGCTGGGACCTGGTGCTGGAGACGTTCGCGGCGCGGGGCGTGGGCGCCCAATTGGAACTCGCCCCGGCCGGAGTCCTGACCGGGATAGCCAAACGCGCCCTCAAGGGCGCCCAACTGGAAACGGTCAACACACCGGAGGCGTTCGCATGAGCGCCGCAGGCGCCAAGCGCCCAGCCCCGATTCTCCGCGAGCCGGACCCCCGGTCCGGCTCGCGGATCGCGGCGGTGGGCGGGGCGCGCGGGGAGCGGTTGGTCACAAACGAGGAACTCGCCGGTCCGATCAACTCCTCGGACGAATGGATCAAGTCCCGGACGGGGATAACCACCAGAGCGCGGGCCACGGCCGACCAGTCGATGCTGGACCTGGCCGAGGCGGCAGCCCGGCAGGCCATAGGCCGCGCCGGCTTGGCCCCAGCACAGGTGGACGCCGTGATCTTGGGATCCGTCACGCACTTCGTCCAGACCCCGGCGGCGGCGCCCCAGTTGGCGGCCAGGCTGGGCGCGGTCGGCGCGGCGGCGTTCGACGTCTCGGCGGCGTGCGCGGGCTACTGCTACGGCATCGGACTGGCCGACGGGCTGGTGCGCGCCGGAGCCGCCGCGAACGTCCTGGTGGTGGGGGCGGACAAACTGTCCGACATGGTGGACCCGACCGACCGGACCATCTCCTTCCTGCTGGGGGACGGCGCCGGGGCGGCCGTGGTCACCGCGTCAGACCGCCCCCGGATAGGCCCCACGGTGTGGGGATCCGACGGCTCCAAAGCCGACCGGGTTGGCCAAAACCTGGACTTCCGCGAGGCGGTGGCCAGCGGAATCTGGCCCACACTGCGCCAAGACGGGCCCGTGGTCTACAAATGGGCCGTGTTCGAAATGGCGAAGGTGGCACTGGCGGCGATCGCGGCGGCCGGCCTGGCCCCGGACGACATCGAAGTCTTCATTCCGCATCAGGCCAACCTCCGCATCATTGAGCAGCAGGTCAAACGGATCGGCTTCGGGCCGGACGTGGTGGTGGCCCGCGACATCGCGGAGACCGGCAACACGTCCGCGGCGTCCATTCCGCTGGCGACCGAACGCCTGGGCCGCGACGACCCGGCCGTGGGGGGGCGCCTGGCGCTCCAAATCGGCTTCGGGGCCGGGCTTGCCTACGCCGCCCAGGTGGTCGAATTGCCGCCGGCCGCAGGCCTTCAAGACATCCCGCAGGACAATCAAGAAGACACCAACGAAAGGAACGCCCGTGGCACTGGACAAGACTGAGGTTCTAGACGGCCTGATCGAGATCATCGTGGATGAAACCGGCTTGGACTCGGCTGAGATCACGCCCGAGAAGAACTTCGCCGACGACTTGGACATCGACTCGATGTCCATGATGACGATCATGACCCTGGCCGAGGACAAATTCGGCGTGGAAATCCCCGACGACTCGGTGGGGACCCTCCACACCGTCGGGGACGCGGTCGACTTCATCGCGGGCGCCTGAGGACAATGGCCGCTCCGCAGATCGTCGTCACCGGCCTGGGGGCGACCACCCCGTTGGGCGGAGACGTGGAGTCGACCTGGCGGGCGGTCCTGGCCGGCGAGCCGGGCGTCCACGCCCTGGACAACACGTGGGCCGAGGATTTCGGGATAGTCTCCAACTTCGCCGCCACGCTGAAAGTGGCCGCCGATGCCGTCTTGTCACGCCAGGAGCAGCGCCGCAACGACCCGTCCGCCCAGTACGCGCTGATCGCCGCGCGGCAGGCTTGGGCCGACGCGGGCGCTCCCCCGGTCGCGCCGGAACGCCTCGCGGTGGTCATGGCGACGGGCATTGGCGGCCTGCACACCATGTTGGGGGCTTGGGACACGGTCCGCGAGCGGGGGGCCCGGCGGCTCCTGCCTTTGACGGTGCCCATGCTGATGCCGAACTCGCCCGCCGCGGCCGTCGCGATCGACTTGTCCGCCCGCGCGGGGGCCCACGCCCCGGTTTCAGCTTGCGCCTCCGGCGCGGAGGCCGTGGTGACGGCCGCCCGCCTGATCGAATTGGGCTTGGCGGACGTGGTGGTGGCCGGGGGCGCCGAGGCGGCGATCCACCCCTTGACGCTGGGTGCCTTCGGCAAGATGCAGGCGCTGTCCACCAGGTCGGATTCGCCGGAGACGGCCTCCCGGCCTTATTGCGCCACCCGCGACGGTTTCGTCATGGGCGAGGGCGCGGGCGTTCTGGTCCTGGAGTCGGCCGCCCACGCCGAGGCGCGCGGGGCGAAGGCCCACGCCGTGCTGGCGGGTGTCGGCTCTTCGGCGGACGCCTATGACGTGGCGCCTCCCGACCCGACGGGCCAGGGCCAATTGCGGGCCATGCGGGCGGCCCTGGCGGCTGCGGGACCCGAGGCGCGGGCGAACCTGGCCCACGTCAACGCCCACGCCACCGCGACCCCGGCGGGGGACCCGGTTGAGGCCCGGGCCATTGCGGACGCGCTCGCGGAAGCCTTGGGCTCGCGGGAGGCCGCCCTGGCGGTGCCGGTCAGCGCCACCAAGTCCATGACCGGCCACCTGTTGGGCGCCGCCGGCGCGGTCGAGTCGATTTTCGCCATCCTGGCGCTGCGGGACCGCCTCGCCCCGCCCACCATCAACATTCAGGAACTGGACCCGGAAGTCCCCTGCCGCGTGGTCCGGGACCGACCGGAGCCGCTGCCCGCCGAAGGCGGCCTGGCGGCTTTGAACAACGCGTTCGGCTTTGGCGGCCACAACATGGCGCTGGTCTTCGCCATCCCCTAAGACCGAAAAACGGGGACGGTACCTATTTCCGGCCGGCCGGAAATAGGTACCGTCCCCGTTTTTCGTCCCCGTTTTTGGCGTCAGCCCACCTGGTGCAGCCAGCGGACGGGGGCGCCGGCGCCCGCGTAGCGGAACGGCTCCAGTTCGTCGTCCCAGGCCTGGCCCAACGCCAAGTCCAGCCCGCGGCGCAGCGCGATCAGGTCGCCCCGGCAGTCGAGGGCGGCGCGGATGCGGTCCTCCGGCACCATGGTGTTGCCGTGGACGTCTACCACGGCGTGGAAGATCCCCAGGGACGGGGTGTGGGACCAGCGGCCGCCGTCCGCGCCGAACGAGGGCTCCTCGGTGACCTCGTAGCGCAGGTGCTCCCAGCCGCGCAAGGCTGAGGCGAGGCGCGCGCCGGTGCCCTGCGGGCCCTGCCAGGAGTATTCGGCGCGCAGAGTTCCAGGCGCGGCGGGTTGGTCCGTCCAGTCCATCGACACGTCCATGCCGAGCACATTGGTCGCGACCCATTCCACGTGCGGGCTGACCGCTCGTGGAGAAGAGTGCACAAAGAGCACGCCGCGCGTGATCACATCAGACATCATCAGCCTCCCAGAATCTACTCGAGGTGCGTCTTCCCCTACGACCTCGGTATCACTTCTGTTCTAGCCAATGGAAACGGACACGGCCTCGCGCGGCGTGCCAACGTCTATTGTGCCCCATGTTGGGGCGGCGCCGCCACTCCGTTAGGCGGCCGTCAAAAGCCGACCTGCCGATTAAGAAATGCTAACCGCGCGGACCCTAGAGTTCGCGGACGGCCGCCATGGCTTTCTTGCGGGTCGCCCGGTCAAGGCGGTCCAGGTAAAGGTGGCCGTCCAGGTGGTCGACCTCGTGTTGAAGGCAGCGCGCCATCAGACCCGTGCCCTCCACCATGACCTCGTTGCCGTCCAGGTCCTGGCCCACAACCCGGGCGTAGAACGCCCGCTTGGTGGGAAACCAAAGGCCGGGCACCGACAGGCAGCCCTCGTCCCCGTCCTGGCTCTGCTCCGACAGTTCCGCGATGACCGGGTTCAGCACGTAGCCGACCTCGTCGTCAATGTTGTATGAGAACGCCCTCAGCGAGACCCCGATTTGATTGGCGGCCAGACCGGCCCGGCCTTCGGTGTCGACTGTTTCCAACAGATCCGCCACCAACGACCGGACGCGGTCGTCAATCTTGGTGATCGGGTCGCACTGCGTGCGCAAGACCGGGTCGCCTATCACCCGGATGTCTCTCATCGCCATGGATTAATCATCCCATGGCGGTGGCCTGGCCTTTCGACTTCAGGCTGAAAGCCCCCACCACGTCGAAGATGCCGCCCACCACCAGCGCGGCGCCGGCCACGATCAACAGCGGCAGCAGCATCTCCGCCGGCCAGAGGATCAGGATCACCCCGGCCACCAGCGACACCACCGCGAAGGCGATCGCCCAGCCGCGGCCTTGGCGGCGCGGCGGCAGCAGCGCCAGGGTGGCGGCGCCCTCCATCATCCAGGCGAAGCCGATCAGCAGCACGGTCGCCAACAAGCCGAAGCCCGGAAAGCGAATCGCCACCGCTCCGATGGCCGCCAGCAGGACGCCCAGGATGACGTTGAGGATCCGCAGGCCGGCCGTGAAACTGGAGTCGACGGCACCCATGACGATCCGGATGACGCCGGCCACGACGAAGAAGATCCCGACCACGAAGGCGAACGCCTCCAGCGACAGGCCCGGCAAGAACAGGATCAGCGCGCCCAGGACCAGGCCGGCCAGGCCCCGGACCACCAGCCAGGCTTTGAGCCGGCCGACCGACGCGGGGCTCAGGAAGAATGGGCGGCCGAACAGGCCGATCGCCTCAGCGCGGGCGGCGGCCTGCCGCTCCGCCTCGGCGGCGGGGTTTGTGAATTGTTGAGTTTGCGTCATGCGACTGTTCCTCGATTCTGCGTGTCAGCCACGGCGATGCCTCGATCTGTCCGCGGCATGTTTTCGGGTCGGACCAGGTGTCTGACCCGGGGATTGGGCGTGGCTAGCGCCAGGGCTTGGCGTTCAAGCTCCCGGTCGTATCCTGTGATGCGCTCCTCGCGTTGGGCGATGTGCTCGCCCCAGGTCGGCAAGGTGTACTGCTCGACAAAGCTGCCCAGGTCCGCGACGTCTTGCCACAAGTCCCAGCTTGTGGCGCCAGTGCGCCGGCGGGAGGTCGCCAAGGCGCGGATCGCCCGTTCAAACCCCGCCACATGGTCCTTAGAAACCTCGTATTCGACTTGGATCAAGACCGGTCCCGCGGCGGCCGGCACCGCGTCGTCCGGGGCGGTTTCCGGCATGGCGGCGATTTCCCTGTCCAGGGCGCCGGTCGAATGGTAGAGGGGCCAGACGGCCATGGTGACCAGGCCGGCCAGGACCAGCGCCGCCCCCACGGCCAGGGTGGCGACCGGCCCGAGCGCGCTGGCCACCGCCCCCCACACGGCCGAGCCCACGCCTTGTCCGCCCATGAAGACAATCGAGTAGACGGCCAGCGAGCGCGCCCTGACCCAGGCGGGCAGGGTCAGCATCATGGCGGTGTTGAGGACGGACAACACGATCACCCAGCCGACCCCTGCGGCTAGCAGCAGCGTCAGGACCAGCGGCAGCGATCTGGCGAAGGCCACCGCCATCATGGCGAGGCCGTAAACGGCGGTGGCGCCCAGCAACAGGCCGTTGTTGTGCAGCCGGCCCCGCAGCCATGGCAAGATCAGCGCCCCGACGACCGCGCCCAGACCCAAGGCGCCCAGCATGACCCCGTAGCCGGACGATTGCTGGCCCATCACGCCGTGGGCGACCACCGCCAGCAGCGCCCAAAGGGCGGACGCCGGGATCACGAACACGGCGGCGCGAAAGGTGATCCGCCGCACTCCGGGCGCGTTGCGCACGTAGCGCAGGCCGGAGGCGATAGCGGGTCCCATGCCGACCGCCCCGCGCGACCTCGGCGCGTCCCGCCAGAGCGCGAGCGCCACGATCACGCTGGCGAAGGAGACGGCGTTGACGCCGAAGACCAGCGCCGGCCCGGCC
Above is a genomic segment from Bifidobacteriaceae bacterium containing:
- a CDS encoding transporter substrate-binding domain-containing protein → MTIRPSRALLGLGLAISATLALGACGTGEVERAGEASKSPSAGAGAGASEEAPTVKTVTEGKLKVCTNPPYAPFEATDGTEVFGFDMDLTTEVANDLGLEIEFVIAGFESIESAAAIDTGTCDIGASALSITEDRLAKLDFSDSYYETTMGLLVKADSGIATIADLVDKPVGVQQGTTGEDWANEQPELTNIKQYEGLGDQVTALKAGDVVGVFNDVPTLTPYEDEGFTVVDTFATGDKLGFAVQKGNTALLDQINKTLQRLRSDGSYDEYVAKWFSVKE
- a CDS encoding acyl carrier protein — encoded protein: MALDKTEVLDGLIEIIVDETGLDSAEITPEKNFADDLDIDSMSMMTIMTLAEDKFGVEIPDDSVGTLHTVGDAVDFIAGA
- a CDS encoding helix-turn-helix domain-containing protein — translated: MARSSQTHPVPCATTVARLSSHRDRLVTQVMKSIDLEHTWYRALSAEDRSWVGLVAQASVDAFIAWCRDKGSSAGSSQEIFAVAPAELTRTVSLHQTLLLVKSGVDVIEAEAEVLSAPGKASELHDAILRYSREFAFATAEVYARAAEMRGSWDARLEALVVDSLIRGDVGPSVRSRIAALGWSSTGQAICLAAGIPAPLGEGRVREVRSALRAAAPDSLAGFQSDRVLLLFSGLDDFQPAVTSLLPALGDGPVVIGPKVPSLEDLPRSIRAANAGLDAFAAWPGAPRPVLADDLLPERLLIGDPEARATLLDRAYRPLVEAGKDVALTLATYLELGRSLEGAARVLFVHPNTVRYRLGKITEICGWDPGDPREAYVLQHALAVGRLGAR
- a CDS encoding ACP S-malonyltransferase — protein: MRALVAPGQGAQKPGMLVPWLGVDGARERLARWSELAEVDLFEHGVDSAADQIRDTAIAQPLLTAAALLSYEAVDQPFDLVAGHSVGEFGAAVIAGVLSADDAMAAAGARGRAMAACAAAQPSAMAAVVGGAPDAVLEAIERSGAWAANFNGPSQIVAGGRAEAIDRLVEAAPARTRVIRLDVAGAFHTPLMAAAEHALRAALAGVQVADAQVPLVTNHAGLAMTNGHQIMESIIRQVTLPVRWDLVLETFAARGVGAQLELAPAGVLTGIAKRALKGAQLETVNTPEAFA
- a CDS encoding ABC transporter permease subunit (The N-terminal region of this protein, as described by TIGR01726, is a three transmembrane segment that identifies a subfamily of ABC transporter permease subunits, which specificities that include histidine, arginine, glutamine, glutamate, L-cystine (sic), the opines (in Agrobacterium) octopine and nopaline, etc.), encoding MTVAQLALIYAPWIAVSLAALALAVLPGTYRRGWVRGWVAGAAVALVAYPVGVLAAPAWLVVTVYWIPAGGAAASVALLAAGLAGLAGSRRRARLEQAADAVRSPDAPIPAAGSPTLAAARGSAPEEGPVVAAASREEPATATPPSDTAAAAPPAGKGGGAPAVAVLADGRRRGLRPSDRASLVRGLQYGVLLGAVVILALVTDWELMSQRLFTLAGLRRVGPRIIPDFFNTVRYTLGAFAVSLSLGTVLALMKLSAARLYRGLATAYIEFFRGMPALIVVFAVAYGIPMALGVTIPTISLKAALALGCVSAAYMAESIRAGIQAVPKGQVEAARSLGMSHGKTLQSVVIPQAFRIVLPPVTNEIILLTKDTSLVYVMGLATREYELTKLARESLSEPHGGLTALFAIGACYLIITLPLGFLVRRMERGFGRAKS
- the def gene encoding peptide deformylase, giving the protein MAMRDIRVIGDPVLRTQCDPITKIDDRVRSLVADLLETVDTEGRAGLAANQIGVSLRAFSYNIDDEVGYVLNPVIAELSEQSQDGDEGCLSVPGLWFPTKRAFYARVVGQDLDGNEVMVEGTGLMARCLQHEVDHLDGHLYLDRLDRATRKKAMAAVREL
- a CDS encoding DUF3052 domain-containing protein; translated protein: MSTLTPKDGTFSAGAPPDAPLGLTGGQVVQEIGYDDDVDFDLREAIEEAIDADLVDEDWDDVTDAALIWWREGDGDLTDTIVDALSPLEHGGVVWVLTPKPGRPGYVEASDIHEAAGIAGLHTANSISVGKDWAGTRLTARGRSKK
- a CDS encoding beta-ketoacyl-[acyl-carrier-protein] synthase family protein, yielding MAAPQIVVTGLGATTPLGGDVESTWRAVLAGEPGVHALDNTWAEDFGIVSNFAATLKVAADAVLSRQEQRRNDPSAQYALIAARQAWADAGAPPVAPERLAVVMATGIGGLHTMLGAWDTVRERGARRLLPLTVPMLMPNSPAAAVAIDLSARAGAHAPVSACASGAEAVVTAARLIELGLADVVVAGGAEAAIHPLTLGAFGKMQALSTRSDSPETASRPYCATRDGFVMGEGAGVLVLESAAHAEARGAKAHAVLAGVGSSADAYDVAPPDPTGQGQLRAMRAALAAAGPEARANLAHVNAHATATPAGDPVEARAIADALAEALGSREAALAVPVSATKSMTGHLLGAAGAVESIFAILALRDRLAPPTINIQELDPEVPCRVVRDRPEPLPAEGGLAALNNAFGFGGHNMALVFAIP
- a CDS encoding ketoacyl-ACP synthase III, with the protein product MSAAGAKRPAPILREPDPRSGSRIAAVGGARGERLVTNEELAGPINSSDEWIKSRTGITTRARATADQSMLDLAEAAARQAIGRAGLAPAQVDAVILGSVTHFVQTPAAAPQLAARLGAVGAAAFDVSAACAGYCYGIGLADGLVRAGAAANVLVVGADKLSDMVDPTDRTISFLLGDGAGAAVVTASDRPRIGPTVWGSDGSKADRVGQNLDFREAVASGIWPTLRQDGPVVYKWAVFEMAKVALAAIAAAGLAPDDIEVFIPHQANLRIIEQQVKRIGFGPDVVVARDIAETGNTSAASIPLATERLGRDDPAVGGRLALQIGFGAGLAYAAQVVELPPAAGLQDIPQDNQEDTNERNARGTGQD
- a CDS encoding DUF3145 domain-containing protein, with amino-acid sequence MITRGVLFVHSSPRAVSPHVEWVATNVLGMDVSMDWTDQPAAPGTLRAEYSWQGPQGTGARLASALRGWEHLRYEVTEEPSFGADGGRWSHTPSLGIFHAVVDVHGNTMVPEDRIRAALDCRGDLIALRRGLDLALGQAWDDELEPFRYAGAGAPVRWLHQVG